One window of Streptomyces sp. FIT100 genomic DNA carries:
- a CDS encoding aldo/keto reductase, whose protein sequence is MSKVPSLTLNNGVAMPQLGFGVWQVPDAEAAQAVGTALEAGYRSIDTAAVYENEKGTGEAVAASGIPREELFVTTKLWNGDQGYDATLRAFDASLARLGLDHVDLYLIHWPVPAKDAYVDTYKALETVLADGRARAIGVSNFLPEHLERLLAETSVVPAVNQIELHPQLQQAESRAFHAKHGIATEAWSPLGQGRGLLEVPTVVAVAQKHGRTAAQVVLRWHLQLGNVVIPKSVTPSRIRENIEVFDFELDTDDLAALAALDEGRRLGPDPASFNLGA, encoded by the coding sequence GTGAGCAAGGTCCCCTCCCTGACCCTCAACAACGGCGTTGCCATGCCCCAGCTCGGCTTCGGCGTCTGGCAGGTGCCGGACGCCGAGGCGGCGCAGGCCGTCGGCACGGCGCTGGAGGCCGGCTACCGCAGCATCGACACGGCAGCCGTCTACGAAAACGAGAAGGGCACCGGCGAGGCCGTCGCCGCCTCCGGGATCCCCCGCGAGGAGCTCTTCGTCACCACCAAGCTCTGGAACGGCGATCAGGGGTACGACGCGACGCTCCGCGCCTTCGACGCCTCGCTGGCCAGGCTCGGCCTCGACCACGTCGACCTGTACCTGATCCACTGGCCGGTGCCCGCCAAGGACGCCTACGTGGACACGTACAAGGCGCTCGAGACCGTCCTCGCCGACGGCCGCGCCCGGGCCATCGGGGTCTCCAACTTCCTTCCCGAGCACCTGGAGCGGCTGCTGGCCGAGACGTCGGTCGTGCCCGCGGTCAACCAGATCGAGCTGCACCCCCAGCTCCAGCAGGCCGAGTCCCGCGCCTTCCACGCCAAGCACGGCATCGCCACCGAGGCGTGGTCCCCGCTCGGCCAGGGCCGGGGGCTGCTGGAGGTCCCGACGGTCGTCGCCGTCGCGCAGAAGCACGGCAGGACCGCGGCGCAGGTCGTCCTGCGCTGGCACCTCCAGCTGGGCAACGTGGTGATCCCGAAGTCCGTGACCCCGTCCCGGATCCGGGAGAACATCGAGGTCTTCGACTTCGAACTGGACACGGACGACCTCGCCGCCCTCGCCGCCCTCGACGAGGGCCGCCGCCTGGGCCCGGACCCGGCGTCCTTCAACCTGGGCGCCTGA
- a CDS encoding NADPH-dependent FMN reductase has translation MTSENLDLAVILGSVREGRFGPVVANWFVERARQHGRFTVDLVDLAEAQLPLELPPVPPALEPDMPRPEGMAELTRRLDAADAFVVVTPDYNRSFPASLKAAIDWHYTQWQTKPVGFVGYSGASGGLLAIEQLRQVFGELHAHTVRDYVSFPRYYELFSPEGALRDPEGPNGAAKVLLDQLEWWGTVLHDARRDRPYSAV, from the coding sequence ATGACATCGGAGAATCTCGACCTCGCAGTGATCCTCGGCAGCGTCCGAGAAGGCCGCTTCGGCCCCGTCGTGGCGAACTGGTTCGTGGAACGGGCCCGGCAGCACGGCCGGTTCACGGTGGACCTCGTCGACCTGGCGGAGGCACAGCTGCCCCTGGAGCTGCCGCCCGTACCCCCGGCCCTGGAGCCCGACATGCCGCGGCCCGAGGGGATGGCGGAGCTCACCCGCCGGCTCGACGCGGCCGACGCGTTCGTCGTCGTGACGCCCGACTACAACCGCAGCTTCCCGGCGTCGCTCAAGGCGGCGATCGACTGGCACTACACCCAGTGGCAGACCAAGCCCGTCGGGTTCGTCGGCTACAGCGGCGCGAGCGGCGGTCTGCTCGCCATCGAGCAGCTGCGTCAGGTCTTCGGCGAGCTGCACGCCCACACGGTGCGCGATTACGTGTCCTTCCCCCGCTACTACGAGCTCTTCTCGCCCGAGGGCGCCCTGCGGGACCCCGAAGGCCCGAACGGCGCCGCGAAGGTCCTCCTCGACCAGCTGGAGTGGTGGGGCACCGTGCTCCACGACGCGCGCCGCGACCGCCCGTACAGCGCCGTCTGA
- a CDS encoding helix-turn-helix domain-containing protein has protein sequence MSDNELGLFLRSRREAVTPAEVGLPTGSRRRTPGLRRAELATLAGVSVEYVTRLEQGRDRRPSPPVLSALADALRLGPAERIHMHRLTKAADGGFSCRGGAAPVRTVRATVRALLDRLEPAPAVLLNRLSEILACTRGYERLAGPLGLLDGDPPNLARYVFTDARARAAFPDWELVADQQVAALKQGPFRADASVAMLADELTVTAGAAFAGRVGTVPGLPRSTGVTRLAHPEAGELRLAYETLDLPADDDQRLLVHLPADDATSAALDRLSGRRPGALRAVSG, from the coding sequence GTGAGCGACAACGAGCTGGGTCTGTTCCTGCGCAGCCGCCGGGAGGCCGTCACCCCGGCCGAGGTGGGCCTGCCCACGGGCTCGCGGCGCCGTACGCCCGGGCTCCGCAGAGCGGAGCTGGCCACGCTCGCCGGCGTCAGTGTCGAGTACGTGACCCGGCTGGAGCAGGGCCGTGACCGCCGGCCGTCGCCGCCGGTGCTGTCCGCGCTGGCCGACGCGCTGCGGCTCGGGCCCGCCGAGCGCATCCATATGCACCGTCTGACCAAGGCAGCCGACGGCGGCTTCTCCTGCCGGGGAGGGGCGGCACCGGTGCGCACGGTCCGGGCCACCGTGCGGGCCCTGCTCGACCGGCTCGAACCCGCCCCCGCCGTGCTGCTCAACCGGCTGAGCGAGATCCTCGCCTGCACGCGGGGGTACGAACGGCTCGCGGGCCCGCTCGGACTGCTCGACGGCGACCCGCCCAACCTCGCGCGGTACGTCTTCACCGACGCGCGGGCACGCGCCGCGTTCCCGGACTGGGAGCTCGTCGCCGACCAGCAGGTGGCCGCGCTCAAACAGGGGCCGTTCCGGGCCGACGCCTCCGTCGCGATGCTCGCCGACGAGCTGACGGTCACCGCGGGGGCGGCGTTCGCCGGACGCGTGGGGACCGTACCCGGACTGCCGCGGTCCACCGGCGTCACCCGGCTCGCCCACCCGGAAGCGGGCGAGCTGCGCCTCGCGTACGAGACGCTCGACCTGCCCGCCGACGACGACCAGCGGCTCCTCGTCCACCTCCCCGCGGACGACGCCACCTCCGCGGCGCTGGACCGCCTCAGCGGCCGCCGGCCGGGGGCGCTGCGGGCGGTGTCCGGCTGA
- a CDS encoding ABC transporter ATP-binding protein has translation MTAFVLEAHDVGVRFGGVRALHGVGLGLRPGEVCGLIGPNGAGKTTLFDVVSGIRRADEGRIVLAGADITRRSSVWRARHGLRRTFQRQQLFGQLTVRDNLLVAQEWRRGAAASRRERAAAVLRECGMDPLAERYAGGLPVGQARMVELARALADPPRVLLLDEPASGMSADERALLAAVIRHTAEERNCAVLLVEHNVAFVMELCSRVVVLDLGEVLAEGTPEEIRADPRVAAAYLGTQGVSRTPPAAPPAGGR, from the coding sequence ATGACCGCGTTCGTCCTGGAGGCACATGACGTCGGCGTACGGTTCGGCGGCGTACGCGCGCTGCACGGCGTGGGCCTCGGACTGCGCCCGGGAGAGGTGTGCGGGCTGATCGGGCCCAACGGGGCGGGCAAGACCACCCTGTTCGACGTGGTCTCCGGGATCCGCCGGGCCGACGAGGGGCGGATCGTCCTGGCCGGCGCGGACATCACGCGCCGCTCCTCCGTGTGGCGCGCCCGGCACGGGCTGCGCCGCACCTTCCAGCGCCAGCAGCTCTTCGGGCAGTTGACGGTGCGGGACAATCTCCTCGTCGCCCAGGAGTGGCGGCGCGGCGCGGCCGCATCCCGCCGCGAGCGCGCCGCGGCGGTACTGCGCGAGTGCGGCATGGACCCGCTCGCGGAGCGGTACGCCGGCGGGCTCCCCGTGGGCCAGGCGCGGATGGTCGAGCTGGCGCGGGCGCTCGCCGACCCGCCCCGCGTGCTGCTCCTGGACGAGCCGGCCTCGGGCATGTCGGCGGACGAACGGGCCCTGCTCGCCGCCGTCATCCGGCACACGGCCGAAGAGCGGAACTGCGCGGTCCTGCTCGTCGAGCACAATGTCGCCTTCGTGATGGAGCTGTGCTCCCGCGTCGTCGTCCTCGACCTGGGCGAGGTCCTCGCGGAGGGCACTCCGGAGGAGATACGGGCCGACCCGAGAGTGGCCGCCGCCTACCTCGGAACGCAGGGCGTCAGCCGGACACCGCCCGCAGCGCCCCCGGCCGGCGGCCGCTGA